A single region of the Epinephelus moara isolate mb chromosome 16, YSFRI_EMoa_1.0, whole genome shotgun sequence genome encodes:
- the adrm1 gene encoding proteasomal ubiquitin receptor ADRM1 isoform X2, producing the protein MSSGALFPSLVSGSRGSSSKYLVEFRAGKMTLKGNVVTPDKRKGMVYIQQSDDSLIHFCWKDRTTGNVDDDLIIFPDDCEFKKVSQCTTGRVFVLKFKAGSKRLFFWMQEPKSDKDDEYCRKVNEYLNNPPIPGAAGSGGGSGHELSALGGEGGLQNLLGNMSHNQLMQLIGPTGLGGLGLGALAGPGLANLLGSGGPATSSSSSSSRSQSAAATPSSGGAPRASSSQAPTTPVTPAASAVSPTSVAPSTPASAQTPLAPASVGSPTSHQPIQLSDLQSILATMNVPAASAAQGTAVDLASVCTPEMMAPILANAEVQQRLLPFLPSGESLPQSAEEIQNTINSPQFQQSMSMFSSALASGQLGPLMSQFGLPAEAVDAANRGDVEAFAKAMQGNKGDAKDKKEDDEDMSLD; encoded by the exons ATGTCTTCAGGCGCTCTCTTTCCAAGCTTGGTGAGCGGCTCCAGAGGAAGCTCCAGCAAGTACCTGGTGGAGTTTCGTGCCGGGAAAATGACTCTGAAGGGGAATGTAGTGACACCTGACAAACGCAAGGGCATGGTGTACATCCAGCAGTCTGACGACTCCCTGATTCACTTCTGCTGGAAGGACAGGACGACTGGGAATGTTGATGAT GACCTGATCATCTTCCCTGATGACTGTGAATTCAAGAAGGTGAGCCAGTGCACCACCGGACGTGTCTTCGTGCTGAAATTCAAGGCCGGATCCAAGAGACTGTTCTTCTGGATGCAG GAGCCAAAGAGCGACAAGGATGACGAGTACTGCCGTAAGGTGAACGAGTACCTGAACAACCCTCCCATTCCCGGAGCGGCAGGAAGCGGAGGCGGCAGCGGCCATGAACTCTCTGCACTCGGAGGAGAGGGAGGCCTGCAAAACCTGCTGGGAAATATGAGCCACAATCAGTTGATGCAGCTGATTGGACCGACGGGACTGGGAGGACTGG GTCTGGGAGCTCTAGCAGGACCAGGACTTGCCAACTTGCTGGGCAGCGGAGGACCAGCCACAAGCAGCTCCTCATCCAG CTCTCGTAGCCAGTCAGCAGCCGCCACTCCGTCATCAGGCGGAGCCCCCAGGGCGAGCTCCTCTCAGGCCCCCACCACCCCTGTGACTCCTGCTGCCTCAGCTGTCTCCCCCACCAGTGTTGCTCCCTCCACACCAG CCTCAGCTCAGACTCCCCTGGCCCCAGCCTCTGTTGGAAGCCCTACCTCCCACCAGCCCATCCAGCTCAGTGACCTTCAGAGCATCCTCGCCACCATGAACGTCCCAGCGGCGTCGGCTGCTCAGGGAACAGCGG TGGACCTTGCAAGTGTTTGCACCCCGGAGATGATGGCTCCCATCCTGGCTAACGCCGAGGTCCAGCAGAGGCTCCTGCCCTTCCTCCCCAGTGGAGAAAGTTTACCGCAGAGCGCCGAGGAGATCCAGAACACAATCAACTCACCTCAGTTCCAACAG tcCATGAGCATGTTCAGCAGTGCCTTGGCCTCCGGGCAGCTCGGCCCTCTCATGAGTCAGTTTGGTCTGCCGGCAGAAGCTGTGGACGCCGCCAACCGAGGAG ATGTGGAGGCCTTTGCCAAAGCCATGCAGGGCAACAAAGGAGACGCCAAAGACAAGAAGGAAGACGATGAGGACATGAGTCTGGATTAG
- the adrm1 gene encoding proteasomal ubiquitin receptor ADRM1 isoform X1, whose amino-acid sequence MSSGALFPSLVSGSRGSSSKYLVEFRAGKMTLKGNVVTPDKRKGMVYIQQSDDSLIHFCWKDRTTGNVDDDLIIFPDDCEFKKVSQCTTGRVFVLKFKAGSKRLFFWMQEPKSDKDDEYCRKVNEYLNNPPIPGAAGSGGGSGHELSALGGEGGLQNLLGNMSHNQLMQLIGPTGLGGLGGLGALAGPGLANLLGSGGPATSSSSSSSRSQSAAATPSSGGAPRASSSQAPTTPVTPAASAVSPTSVAPSTPASAQTPLAPASVGSPTSHQPIQLSDLQSILATMNVPAASAAQGTAVDLASVCTPEMMAPILANAEVQQRLLPFLPSGESLPQSAEEIQNTINSPQFQQSMSMFSSALASGQLGPLMSQFGLPAEAVDAANRGDVEAFAKAMQGNKGDAKDKKEDDEDMSLD is encoded by the exons ATGTCTTCAGGCGCTCTCTTTCCAAGCTTGGTGAGCGGCTCCAGAGGAAGCTCCAGCAAGTACCTGGTGGAGTTTCGTGCCGGGAAAATGACTCTGAAGGGGAATGTAGTGACACCTGACAAACGCAAGGGCATGGTGTACATCCAGCAGTCTGACGACTCCCTGATTCACTTCTGCTGGAAGGACAGGACGACTGGGAATGTTGATGAT GACCTGATCATCTTCCCTGATGACTGTGAATTCAAGAAGGTGAGCCAGTGCACCACCGGACGTGTCTTCGTGCTGAAATTCAAGGCCGGATCCAAGAGACTGTTCTTCTGGATGCAG GAGCCAAAGAGCGACAAGGATGACGAGTACTGCCGTAAGGTGAACGAGTACCTGAACAACCCTCCCATTCCCGGAGCGGCAGGAAGCGGAGGCGGCAGCGGCCATGAACTCTCTGCACTCGGAGGAGAGGGAGGCCTGCAAAACCTGCTGGGAAATATGAGCCACAATCAGTTGATGCAGCTGATTGGACCGACGGGACTGGGAGGACTGG GAGGTCTGGGAGCTCTAGCAGGACCAGGACTTGCCAACTTGCTGGGCAGCGGAGGACCAGCCACAAGCAGCTCCTCATCCAG CTCTCGTAGCCAGTCAGCAGCCGCCACTCCGTCATCAGGCGGAGCCCCCAGGGCGAGCTCCTCTCAGGCCCCCACCACCCCTGTGACTCCTGCTGCCTCAGCTGTCTCCCCCACCAGTGTTGCTCCCTCCACACCAG CCTCAGCTCAGACTCCCCTGGCCCCAGCCTCTGTTGGAAGCCCTACCTCCCACCAGCCCATCCAGCTCAGTGACCTTCAGAGCATCCTCGCCACCATGAACGTCCCAGCGGCGTCGGCTGCTCAGGGAACAGCGG TGGACCTTGCAAGTGTTTGCACCCCGGAGATGATGGCTCCCATCCTGGCTAACGCCGAGGTCCAGCAGAGGCTCCTGCCCTTCCTCCCCAGTGGAGAAAGTTTACCGCAGAGCGCCGAGGAGATCCAGAACACAATCAACTCACCTCAGTTCCAACAG tcCATGAGCATGTTCAGCAGTGCCTTGGCCTCCGGGCAGCTCGGCCCTCTCATGAGTCAGTTTGGTCTGCCGGCAGAAGCTGTGGACGCCGCCAACCGAGGAG ATGTGGAGGCCTTTGCCAAAGCCATGCAGGGCAACAAAGGAGACGCCAAAGACAAGAAGGAAGACGATGAGGACATGAGTCTGGATTAG